One part of the Streptomyces ferrugineus genome encodes these proteins:
- a CDS encoding MFS transporter: protein MPELPSEAAPVIVTSPGPIPGTAARPQASRAAAASLVGTTIEYYDFAVYGTASALVLGPAFFPSGNAAVSSLAAFLTFAAAFVARPLGVVLFGTIGDRLGRRRALVASLLLMGVATVGVGLLPTYETAGLLAPVLLVTLRLLQGVSMGGEWGGAVLLAAEHAPPGRRALYASIPNVGPSLGFLLSSAVILPTLNIAGRDGFTDWAWRIPFLLSTVLVVAGLWVRTTVSESPVFTPRAEAQARAPERAPAPTSRFPLGTLLTRHPGRLLLGIGAALGGSAVYYLTIVYSLSYGPKELGIPQNTMLTAASVGAAAGIAVTLPAARLADRIGRRPVMLTGAVGCVLWAVPMYASLSSRDPWVITGAYTVGLMLLALMFSPVAAFLPELFPARLRYTGASAAFILANTLGGGFAPLVATWLNSHWDSPLVLGFYTGGLCLLSLLCLLALPETRDQEFDA from the coding sequence ATGCCCGAATTGCCATCTGAGGCAGCACCCGTGATCGTTACGTCCCCAGGGCCGATCCCGGGGACCGCCGCCCGGCCCCAGGCATCGCGTGCCGCCGCCGCGAGCCTGGTCGGCACCACGATCGAGTACTACGACTTCGCCGTGTACGGCACAGCCAGCGCACTCGTCCTCGGCCCCGCCTTCTTCCCCTCCGGCAACGCCGCCGTCTCCTCCCTGGCCGCGTTCCTCACGTTCGCCGCGGCTTTCGTCGCCCGTCCCCTCGGCGTCGTGCTGTTCGGGACGATCGGCGACCGCCTGGGCCGCCGGCGCGCCCTGGTCGCCTCGCTCCTGCTGATGGGCGTCGCAACGGTCGGCGTAGGACTGCTCCCCACCTACGAGACCGCCGGACTCCTCGCCCCCGTCCTCCTGGTGACGCTCCGTCTGCTGCAGGGTGTGAGCATGGGTGGCGAGTGGGGCGGGGCGGTGCTGCTCGCCGCGGAGCACGCGCCGCCCGGACGCCGCGCGCTGTACGCGTCCATCCCGAACGTCGGCCCCTCGCTCGGCTTCCTGCTGTCCAGCGCGGTCATCCTGCCCACCCTGAACATCGCGGGCCGGGACGGCTTCACCGACTGGGCCTGGCGGATCCCGTTCCTGCTCAGCACCGTGCTCGTCGTGGCCGGCCTGTGGGTGCGTACGACGGTCTCCGAGTCACCGGTGTTCACGCCGCGGGCCGAGGCGCAGGCGCGGGCCCCGGAGAGGGCACCCGCACCGACGTCCCGCTTCCCGCTCGGTACGCTGCTCACCCGGCACCCCGGACGACTGCTGCTCGGCATCGGCGCCGCGCTGGGCGGCTCGGCCGTCTACTACCTGACGATCGTCTACAGCCTCTCGTACGGGCCGAAGGAACTCGGCATCCCGCAGAACACGATGCTGACCGCCGCGAGCGTCGGCGCGGCGGCCGGAATCGCCGTCACCCTCCCGGCCGCCAGGCTGGCCGACCGGATCGGCCGACGCCCGGTGATGCTGACCGGAGCCGTGGGCTGCGTCCTGTGGGCGGTGCCCATGTACGCCTCGCTGAGTTCCCGGGACCCCTGGGTGATCACCGGCGCCTACACGGTCGGACTCATGCTGCTCGCGCTGATGTTCTCCCCGGTCGCGGCCTTCCTCCCCGAACTCTTCCCGGCGCGGCTGCGCTACACCGGCGCCTCCGCGGCCTTCATCCTCGCCAACACCCTCGGCGGCGGCTTCGCCCCGCTGGTCGCCACCTGGCTGAACAGCCACTGGGACTCACCGCTCGTCCTCGGCTTCTACACCGGCGGACTCTGCCTGCTGAGCCTCCTGTGCCTGCTGGCCCTGCCGGAGACCCGGGACCAGGAGTTCGACGCCTGA
- a CDS encoding nuclear transport factor 2 family protein codes for MTTRTAREVAETYFTAWEAGDFDALRGVLAENVDFVGALGTASGVDEALAGLKGLGRVLEKIDVKVRVAEGGEVITWFDLCTSVAPPTPTANWMHVEDGKVTRIRVTFDPRALLAGFEAQNAAGSLSAEV; via the coding sequence ATGACGACGAGGACCGCGCGAGAGGTTGCCGAGACCTACTTCACCGCCTGGGAGGCGGGCGACTTCGATGCCTTGCGGGGGGTGCTGGCCGAGAATGTCGACTTCGTCGGAGCGCTGGGAACGGCGTCGGGGGTGGACGAGGCGCTCGCTGGGCTGAAGGGGCTTGGCCGGGTACTGGAGAAGATCGACGTGAAGGTGCGGGTGGCGGAAGGTGGTGAAGTGATCACCTGGTTCGACCTGTGCACAAGCGTTGCGCCACCTACCCCGACGGCGAACTGGATGCATGTGGAAGACGGGAAGGTCACCCGGATCCGGGTGACCTTCGACCCCCGGGCACTCCTGGCGGGATTCGAGGCGCAGAACGCGGCGGGCTCGTTGTCCGCAGAGGTATGA
- a CDS encoding LysR family transcriptional regulator yields the protein MEIHQLRYFAAIVDEGTFTAAAHRLHVSQSGISTQVAKLELELGQQLLDRSGRQIRLTPAGEAVLPLAKSALATLEAIKHTAAEFADAVRGRVRLGMIMGCSIPAFLDTIAVLGHTHPGIEVSLHEGYSDDLQAQVLAGSLDLALIGYANGVTPGLEASIVTDEPITAAVPAGHPLDRPELRLGDLRGEKILCLSPGSGIRAAYEDSCRRIGLGPRVDIDASSPVTLLRLAERGAGVAVLSASSTQGTSLQTIPLTDATTHARLGLIIRRGQHSPAVQLLRTRLLAALQAG from the coding sequence ATGGAGATCCACCAGCTGCGCTACTTCGCCGCGATCGTGGACGAGGGCACCTTCACCGCTGCCGCCCATCGCCTGCACGTCAGCCAGTCCGGCATCAGCACCCAAGTGGCCAAGCTGGAGCTGGAGCTGGGCCAACAACTGCTCGACCGCTCCGGTCGCCAAATCCGCCTCACCCCGGCTGGCGAGGCCGTTCTCCCCCTTGCGAAAAGCGCCCTCGCCACGCTCGAGGCCATCAAGCACACCGCCGCCGAGTTCGCCGATGCCGTCCGCGGTCGGGTCCGTCTCGGCATGATCATGGGCTGCTCGATCCCGGCCTTCCTCGACACCATCGCCGTCCTCGGCCACACTCACCCCGGCATCGAGGTCAGCCTTCACGAGGGCTACTCCGATGATCTCCAGGCCCAGGTCCTCGCCGGCTCTCTCGACCTCGCCCTGATCGGCTACGCGAACGGCGTCACCCCTGGCCTGGAGGCGAGCATCGTCACCGACGAGCCGATCACCGCAGCCGTCCCTGCCGGGCACCCCCTCGACCGGCCGGAACTGCGCCTCGGCGACCTACGGGGCGAGAAGATTCTCTGCCTTTCCCCAGGCAGCGGCATCCGCGCCGCCTATGAGGACTCCTGCCGCAGGATCGGTCTCGGCCCACGCGTGGACATCGACGCCAGTTCTCCGGTCACCCTGCTCCGCCTCGCTGAGCGCGGCGCGGGCGTTGCCGTGCTCAGCGCCTCCTCCACGCAAGGCACCAGCCTGCAGACCATCCCGCTCACCGACGCCACCACGCACGCCCGGCTCGGACTCATCATCCGCCGAGGTCAGCACTCCCCAGCCGTGCAACTCCTGCGAACCAGGCTCCTCGCCGCGCTGCAAGCCGGCTAG
- a CDS encoding class I adenylate-forming enzyme family protein, which yields MLISRQERARICSDTELGAGNVLDRLKAYGRPLDEPVLRTDGTWRAPDGSRPETLTLGELYEAVETYAGWYAAHGVRPRDPVAIHSYSSAEFAVNFLALTSLGAIPSYVNGNLAPETARAYVLRQGAVGAFTDEAHRAALADSGPGLAFHVTAADIRPEHRASLPPPYPYRHDPTDPVLISHSSGTTGMPKGVPHTHRTLMYAQLHRLRYSTGTDMERTLVGLPGAHNAMVATLLYCLLLRTDIKLLSSQRGADVLDAVEEFRPTTVLAFAGTFGEMAAEDLTRRDLSSVQVWFNTGDAAHEAHIRALVEHGSHLKIGRDLRRVRVDGSVFVDGLGSSEAGYSVFHNRHTKDTDAYSRCIGKPISFAEAAVLSEDGIPLPPGQIGRLGLKSPTLTPGYWNDSLTWNRMRLGGYWLTGDLAHQDEDGNFYHLDRAPDAIRTPGGIVFSTRTEELLLAELPELADCTVVGVAPDGVRADWDGDGEAEAYALLQVVDQDAADDEVWTGRVNAVLTTAGFPPVHRALRMKPDDVAKGATGKVLKRVMRDRFAAKEQHA from the coding sequence ATGCTCATCAGTAGGCAGGAGCGGGCACGGATCTGCTCCGACACCGAACTGGGCGCCGGCAACGTCCTGGACCGCCTGAAGGCGTACGGCCGCCCGCTCGACGAACCCGTACTGCGCACGGACGGCACCTGGCGGGCGCCCGACGGCAGCCGCCCCGAGACGCTGACGCTCGGCGAGCTGTACGAGGCGGTCGAGACCTACGCCGGCTGGTACGCCGCCCACGGGGTACGGCCCCGCGACCCGGTCGCCATCCACTCCTACTCCAGCGCCGAGTTCGCGGTGAACTTCCTGGCGCTGACGTCCCTCGGCGCGATCCCGTCGTACGTCAACGGCAATCTCGCCCCGGAGACGGCACGCGCGTACGTACTCCGGCAGGGCGCGGTCGGCGCGTTCACGGACGAGGCGCACCGGGCGGCGCTCGCGGATTCCGGGCCCGGGCTCGCCTTCCACGTCACCGCCGCCGACATCCGCCCGGAGCACCGCGCGTCGCTGCCGCCGCCGTACCCGTACCGGCACGACCCGACCGACCCGGTGCTCATCTCGCACTCCTCCGGCACCACCGGCATGCCCAAGGGCGTACCGCACACCCACCGGACCCTGATGTACGCGCAGCTGCACCGGCTGCGCTACTCCACCGGGACCGACATGGAGCGCACCCTGGTGGGGCTGCCGGGCGCGCACAACGCCATGGTGGCGACGCTGCTGTACTGCCTGCTGCTGCGCACCGACATCAAGCTCCTGTCCAGCCAGCGCGGCGCCGACGTGCTCGACGCGGTCGAGGAGTTCCGGCCGACCACCGTGCTGGCCTTCGCCGGGACGTTCGGCGAGATGGCCGCCGAGGACCTGACCAGGCGTGACCTGTCCAGTGTGCAGGTGTGGTTCAACACCGGGGACGCGGCGCACGAGGCGCACATCCGCGCCCTGGTGGAGCACGGCAGCCACCTGAAGATCGGCCGGGACCTGCGCCGCGTCCGCGTGGACGGTTCGGTCTTCGTGGACGGGCTCGGCTCGTCGGAGGCCGGCTACTCCGTCTTCCACAACCGGCACACCAAGGACACCGACGCCTACTCGCGCTGCATCGGCAAGCCGATCAGCTTCGCCGAGGCCGCCGTGCTCTCGGAGGACGGCATCCCGCTGCCGCCGGGGCAGATCGGCCGCCTCGGCCTCAAGTCCCCGACACTCACGCCCGGTTACTGGAACGACTCGCTGACCTGGAACCGGATGCGGCTCGGCGGCTACTGGCTCACCGGAGACCTCGCCCACCAGGACGAGGACGGCAACTTCTACCACCTTGACCGGGCGCCGGACGCCATCCGCACCCCGGGCGGCATCGTCTTCAGCACCCGCACCGAGGAACTCCTGCTCGCCGAGCTGCCCGAGCTGGCCGACTGCACGGTCGTCGGGGTCGCCCCGGACGGCGTACGGGCGGACTGGGACGGCGACGGAGAGGCCGAGGCGTACGCGCTGCTCCAGGTCGTCGACCAAGACGCTGCCGACGACGAGGTGTGGACCGGGCGCGTCAACGCGGTGCTGACGACCGCCGGATTCCCCCCGGTGCACCGGGCCCTGCGGATGAAGCCCGACGACGTGGCCAAGGGCGCCACCGGCAAGGTTCTGAAACGAGTGATGCGCGACAGGTTCGCCGCCAAGGAGCAGCACGCATGA
- a CDS encoding 2-amino-3,7-dideoxy-D-threo-hept-6-ulosonate synthase, producing MLKTGKLFRLRRLSLAGDGRHLLVPLDHSVSDGPIVPADQWDGLVRALVDGGADGIIVHKGRARAFAPDILKSCALVVHLSASTAHSADVHAKVLVADVEEALRLGADAVSVHVNIGSDTEAQQISDLGAVARSCDAWGMPLIAMVYPRGSRIADPRDPALLAHLANVAADLGADMVKTSVALPLERMAEVVAASPIPILAAGGPPDGSDLVAYGTAVMDAGCQGLAIGRRIFSAPSPCALVSRLSAVVHRGARSVPDADRASGKSTQTPTDYSTIVAGVA from the coding sequence ATGCTGAAAACCGGCAAGCTATTTCGCTTGAGAAGACTTTCGCTGGCCGGAGACGGCCGGCATCTCCTCGTACCGCTCGACCACAGCGTTTCGGACGGCCCGATCGTCCCCGCCGACCAGTGGGACGGCCTGGTGCGCGCACTGGTGGACGGCGGGGCCGACGGGATCATCGTCCACAAGGGACGTGCCCGCGCTTTCGCTCCGGACATCCTCAAGAGCTGCGCGCTGGTGGTGCACCTGAGCGCCAGCACCGCCCACTCCGCCGACGTGCACGCCAAGGTGCTGGTCGCCGATGTCGAGGAGGCGCTGCGGCTCGGCGCGGACGCGGTGAGCGTGCACGTCAACATCGGCTCGGACACCGAGGCGCAGCAGATCAGCGATCTCGGGGCGGTGGCGCGTTCCTGCGACGCGTGGGGCATGCCGCTGATCGCGATGGTCTACCCTCGCGGCTCCCGGATCGCGGATCCGCGCGACCCGGCCCTGCTCGCGCATCTGGCCAATGTGGCCGCGGATCTGGGCGCGGACATGGTGAAGACCTCCGTCGCCCTGCCGCTGGAGCGGATGGCCGAGGTCGTGGCGGCCAGCCCCATCCCGATCCTCGCGGCCGGCGGTCCGCCGGACGGCTCCGACCTCGTCGCGTACGGCACCGCGGTGATGGATGCCGGCTGCCAGGGGCTGGCCATCGGCCGCCGGATCTTCTCGGCCCCCTCCCCCTGTGCGCTGGTGTCTCGGCTCTCCGCCGTCGTGCACCGCGGAGCTCGGAGCGTCCCGGACGCCGACCGCGCCTCCGGCAAGAGCACACAAACCCCCACCGACTACTCGACGATCGTGGCAGGTGTCGCATGA
- a CDS encoding class I adenylate-forming enzyme family protein — translation MGERAASLAPDGHDDGMRSLVRSLFDAHDGELPYLTHRQETLTRAESRDRVAKQAAVFAGYGIGAGSTVGLRTPPSFTQVEVLLALWGLGAQVLLFDFRLKPAEVSALCASCRPQFMVSAGTNARATFGFRSEYEVVTERVGGGRPAGTGHRLVQFSSGSTGRPKVIGRTARSLAAEVDRFTRIPGMPGAGDRLLLLSSTAHSFGLIAGLLHSLAAGVCVVFAPRISARDILRTAVEHRVTTLFGVPMHYELLATAGDPPALPELRVAVSGGELMPPQVAARFAERYGLAVGESYGTTETGVVAMDAHGTLRPAVGRAAPGVVVREHRGELDVALDESPYLFDSGGTQYTGGWLHTRDRATVDASGTVLVHGRADSLVVIGGLKVDLLEVENVLREHPAVQQAVLVHEGVTEAYVAPAAGAERPSAEELLRWCRERLADYKLPRVIRVLESLPRTSNGKLLRQAAVLQAAAPGGGS, via the coding sequence ATGGGCGAACGCGCGGCGAGCCTCGCGCCGGACGGGCACGACGACGGCATGCGGTCCCTCGTCCGAAGTCTCTTCGACGCGCACGACGGCGAACTGCCCTACCTGACCCACCGCCAGGAGACGCTCACCCGAGCGGAGTCGCGCGACCGGGTGGCCAAGCAGGCCGCGGTCTTCGCCGGATACGGCATCGGCGCGGGCAGCACCGTCGGCCTGCGGACGCCGCCCAGCTTCACTCAGGTCGAGGTGCTGCTCGCGCTGTGGGGGCTCGGCGCCCAGGTGCTGCTCTTCGACTTCCGGCTCAAACCGGCCGAGGTCAGCGCACTGTGCGCCTCCTGCCGGCCGCAGTTCATGGTCAGCGCGGGCACCAACGCGCGGGCGACGTTCGGTTTCCGGTCCGAGTACGAGGTCGTCACCGAGCGCGTCGGCGGCGGTCGCCCGGCCGGCACCGGCCACCGACTGGTCCAGTTCAGCTCGGGCTCCACCGGGCGGCCGAAGGTGATCGGCAGAACCGCCCGTTCCCTCGCCGCCGAGGTGGACCGGTTCACCCGTATTCCGGGCATGCCGGGCGCGGGCGACCGGCTGCTGCTGCTCAGCTCGACGGCGCACAGCTTCGGTCTGATCGCCGGTCTGCTGCACTCGCTCGCGGCCGGGGTCTGCGTGGTCTTCGCCCCCCGGATCTCCGCCCGCGACATCCTGCGGACCGCGGTGGAGCACCGGGTCACCACCCTGTTCGGGGTGCCGATGCACTACGAACTCCTCGCCACCGCCGGTGATCCCCCCGCGCTGCCCGAGCTGAGGGTCGCGGTGTCGGGCGGCGAGCTGATGCCCCCGCAGGTCGCGGCGCGGTTCGCGGAACGCTACGGGCTTGCCGTCGGCGAGTCCTACGGCACCACGGAGACCGGTGTGGTCGCCATGGACGCTCACGGCACCCTGCGGCCGGCGGTCGGCCGGGCCGCACCGGGAGTGGTCGTACGGGAACACCGGGGCGAACTGGATGTGGCCCTCGACGAGTCGCCGTACCTCTTCGACTCCGGCGGCACCCAGTACACGGGCGGCTGGCTGCACACCCGCGACCGCGCCACGGTGGACGCCTCCGGGACGGTGCTGGTGCACGGCCGCGCGGACTCCCTCGTCGTGATCGGCGGCCTCAAGGTGGACCTCCTGGAGGTCGAGAACGTGCTCCGCGAGCATCCGGCGGTTCAGCAGGCGGTCCTGGTCCACGAAGGCGTGACCGAGGCGTACGTCGCCCCGGCCGCCGGGGCCGAGCGGCCGTCCGCCGAGGAGCTGCTGCGCTGGTGCCGGGAGCGGCTGGCCGACTACAAGCTGCCGCGGGTGATCCGGGTGCTGGAGTCCCTGCCCCGCACGTCCAACGGGAAGCTGCTGCGCCAGGCAGCGGTGCTGCAGGCGGCTGCGCCCGGCGGCGGTTCCTGA
- a CDS encoding acyl carrier protein, translating to MSTATFTTDSVRELLSDRNIFPGLPDDLGEDAELVLDSLGLVWLLHVVEERYGLVVEPSDEEISGLTSLRRLTAYLRAVEEGGRDEQ from the coding sequence ATGAGCACGGCCACCTTCACCACCGACTCCGTCCGGGAGCTGCTGTCGGACCGGAACATCTTCCCGGGCCTGCCCGACGATCTCGGCGAGGACGCCGAACTGGTCCTGGACTCACTCGGGCTGGTGTGGCTCCTGCATGTGGTCGAGGAACGCTACGGCCTGGTCGTGGAGCCCAGCGACGAGGAGATCTCCGGGCTCACCTCACTGCGGCGGCTCACCGCGTACCTGCGTGCCGTCGAGGAGGGCGGGCGCGATGAGCAGTGA
- a CDS encoding 3-dehydroquinate synthase II family protein yields MRFAWIDLREVPRQQIQAVVDAAVHARMAGVLSADAELLATLPPTVTRVLADGGPAGAAVAAAKKPDGKTAKPAADGKSPAEPAGSAAGTGNPASRPGADVLLRTFTTQDELDALAASNRAVGTGTPGTGTPVAGFIDVRDDRTLQLSCTGAMALPYTVIHFADPTKIPLEIVLAAAESAEGKLVTVVDGLEEAAIVFDVLERGSDGILFTPRSADDVFALARLLQATTPQLELSTLTVESIRHVGLGDRVCVDTCSHFEEDEGILVGSYSSGFVLCCSETHPLPYMPTRPFRVNAGALHSYTLGPDNRTNYLSEVGSGTALLAVGADGRTRRVVVGRAKLESRPLLEIRTHAEDGRLVSLTVQDDWHVRVLGPGGKVLNVTELQTGDELLGYLATDKRHVGLPIGEFCKEV; encoded by the coding sequence ATGAGATTCGCATGGATCGACCTCCGTGAAGTCCCCCGACAGCAGATCCAGGCGGTCGTGGACGCCGCCGTCCATGCCCGGATGGCGGGCGTGCTCTCCGCCGACGCCGAGTTGCTCGCGACGCTGCCCCCGACCGTCACCCGGGTCCTGGCCGACGGGGGCCCGGCCGGGGCTGCCGTCGCCGCCGCGAAGAAGCCCGACGGCAAGACGGCGAAGCCCGCCGCCGACGGCAAGTCACCGGCCGAGCCCGCCGGTTCCGCGGCCGGTACCGGAAACCCCGCGTCCCGCCCCGGAGCCGACGTCCTGCTGCGGACGTTCACCACCCAGGACGAGCTGGACGCCCTCGCCGCGAGCAACCGCGCCGTCGGCACCGGCACGCCCGGTACCGGCACACCCGTAGCCGGATTCATCGACGTACGGGACGACCGCACCCTGCAGCTGTCCTGCACGGGCGCCATGGCGCTGCCGTACACCGTCATCCACTTCGCCGACCCGACCAAGATCCCACTGGAGATCGTGCTCGCCGCGGCCGAGTCGGCCGAGGGCAAACTGGTGACCGTCGTCGACGGCCTGGAGGAGGCGGCGATCGTCTTCGACGTGCTGGAGCGCGGCTCGGACGGCATCCTGTTCACGCCCCGCAGCGCCGACGACGTGTTCGCGCTGGCCCGGCTGCTTCAGGCCACCACACCCCAGCTGGAGCTGTCCACGCTGACCGTGGAGAGCATCCGGCACGTCGGGCTCGGCGACCGGGTCTGTGTGGACACCTGCTCGCACTTCGAGGAGGACGAGGGCATCCTCGTCGGTTCCTACTCCTCCGGGTTCGTGCTGTGCTGCTCCGAGACCCACCCGCTGCCCTACATGCCGACCCGGCCGTTCCGGGTCAACGCCGGCGCCCTGCACTCGTACACGCTCGGCCCCGACAACCGCACCAACTACCTCAGCGAGGTCGGCTCCGGCACCGCCCTGCTGGCGGTCGGTGCCGACGGGCGCACCCGGCGGGTGGTGGTCGGCCGCGCCAAGCTGGAGTCCCGGCCGCTGCTGGAGATCCGTACCCACGCCGAGGACGGACGGCTGGTCAGCCTGACCGTGCAGGACGACTGGCACGTACGGGTGCTCGGCCCCGGCGGCAAGGTCCTCAACGTCACCGAACTGCAGACGGGTGACGAGCTGCTCGGCTACCTGGCCACGGACAAGCGCCATGTGGGTCTGCCCATCGGCGAGTTCTGCAAGGAGGTCTGA
- a CDS encoding beta-ketoacyl-[acyl-carrier-protein] synthase family protein, with the protein MTTSQKTVLRAPLGILATATATHGTGRDDDIPLPRLPGFVESAFSPLAYEVSRQCLTERPGDCSRTAVALGSLLGDTTTADLASSRMVSGKVHNPLLFMQATPNSVLGHISREFQITGQMFSISSFDDPVTELLAMADLLLEDPELDRVLVLGVELGGSERLAAVHRELTADSDRPVPDLPASAGLAAAVLLGRAGAGAPMTVRSAEAPGPDAGAVDRPGGIQGLFDLVAAHRRLLRDGGNLLLPGPAAFVLTASDETETHAHQ; encoded by the coding sequence ATGACGACGAGCCAGAAGACCGTGCTCCGCGCACCCCTCGGCATTCTCGCCACCGCCACCGCCACCCATGGCACCGGCCGGGACGACGACATCCCGCTGCCGAGGCTGCCCGGCTTCGTGGAGTCGGCGTTCAGCCCGCTGGCGTACGAGGTGAGCAGACAGTGCCTGACCGAGCGGCCGGGTGACTGCTCCCGCACCGCCGTGGCGCTGGGCAGTCTGCTGGGCGACACCACCACCGCCGACCTGGCCAGCAGTCGCATGGTCTCCGGCAAGGTGCACAACCCGCTGCTGTTCATGCAGGCCACGCCCAACTCCGTACTGGGCCACATCAGCCGGGAGTTCCAGATCACCGGGCAGATGTTCAGCATCTCCTCCTTCGACGACCCGGTGACCGAGCTGCTGGCCATGGCGGATCTGCTGCTGGAGGACCCGGAGCTGGACCGTGTCCTGGTGCTGGGTGTGGAGTTGGGCGGCAGCGAGCGGCTGGCCGCCGTGCACCGGGAACTGACCGCCGACAGTGACCGCCCGGTGCCGGACCTCCCCGCGTCCGCAGGCCTGGCGGCCGCGGTGCTGCTCGGCCGTGCCGGGGCCGGGGCGCCGATGACGGTCCGGTCGGCGGAGGCCCCCGGCCCCGACGCCGGGGCCGTTGACCGTCCTGGCGGTATCCAGGGCCTGTTCGACCTGGTCGCCGCCCACCGACGGCTGCTGCGGGACGGCGGGAACCTGCTCCTGCCCGGCCCCGCCGCGTTTGTCCTCACCGCAAGCGACGAGACGGAGACCCATGCTCATCAGTAG
- a CDS encoding beta-ketoacyl-[acyl-carrier-protein] synthase family protein, giving the protein MSSEVTVTGFGVRTAFGTGADALRRGVFAGVPAFAPTTRFDTGPYRTPMAAAAPDGPDAVEHWALRHALAECGTQALDMAGLRPGTEAAVLLGVAGDHTSVTRYWRNAAEADGADAAVERAADAVPAQLAELLAAQLRLSGPRLTFTNACVASAAAIVHGCRLIASGRTDVAICAGGYLVEEETFGKFDSGRALSRDGMVRPFSADRSGLLLGDGVAVVVLESAEHTRRRGARPLASVVGWGAATDAHHIAQPHPQGAGLARAALQAMRLAGDPDGAVLDYVNAHGTGTKYNDGAETRGLRAAFPDRAESIPVSSTKSTTGHLLEAAGVVEFVITLLALTDGVLPPTAGFTEPDPECDLDYVPNRPRQADLRRALTVNAAFGGANTALVLERP; this is encoded by the coding sequence ATGAGCAGTGAGGTCACGGTGACCGGATTCGGGGTACGCACCGCGTTCGGCACCGGTGCCGACGCCCTGCGGCGCGGGGTCTTCGCGGGAGTCCCCGCCTTCGCGCCCACCACCCGGTTCGACACCGGCCCGTACCGTACGCCGATGGCCGCCGCCGCCCCCGACGGCCCCGACGCGGTCGAGCACTGGGCCCTGCGCCACGCCCTCGCCGAGTGCGGTACGCAGGCCCTCGACATGGCGGGGCTGCGCCCGGGCACGGAGGCAGCGGTCCTGCTCGGCGTGGCAGGCGACCACACCAGCGTCACGCGGTACTGGCGCAACGCCGCCGAGGCCGACGGCGCGGACGCGGCCGTGGAGCGGGCCGCCGACGCCGTACCCGCCCAGCTCGCCGAACTGCTCGCCGCACAGCTCCGGTTGAGCGGACCACGGCTGACCTTCACCAACGCCTGCGTCGCCTCCGCCGCCGCGATCGTCCACGGCTGTCGGCTGATCGCCTCCGGGCGGACCGACGTGGCGATCTGCGCCGGCGGTTACCTGGTGGAGGAGGAGACCTTCGGGAAGTTCGACTCCGGGCGGGCACTGTCCCGGGACGGCATGGTGCGCCCGTTCAGCGCGGACCGCAGCGGGCTGCTGCTCGGCGACGGGGTGGCGGTCGTGGTGCTGGAGTCCGCCGAGCACACCCGGCGCCGGGGCGCCCGGCCGCTGGCGTCGGTGGTGGGCTGGGGCGCGGCCACGGACGCCCACCACATCGCCCAACCGCACCCGCAGGGAGCGGGGCTGGCGCGGGCGGCGCTGCAGGCGATGCGGCTCGCGGGCGATCCGGACGGGGCGGTCCTCGACTACGTCAACGCCCATGGCACCGGCACCAAGTACAACGACGGGGCGGAGACCCGCGGGCTGCGCGCCGCCTTCCCGGACCGGGCCGAGTCGATACCGGTCAGCTCCACCAAGAGCACCACAGGCCACCTCCTGGAGGCGGCGGGCGTCGTGGAGTTCGTGATCACCCTGCTGGCCCTGACGGACGGCGTACTGCCGCCGACCGCCGGGTTCACCGAGCCGGACCCGGAGTGCGACCTCGACTACGTGCCGAACCGGCCACGCCAGGCCGATCTGCGCCGGGCTCTCACCGTCAACGCCGCGTTCGGCGGCGCCAACACCGCACTCGTGCTGGAGCGGCCGTGA
- a CDS encoding acyl carrier protein, with product MSTSTLEDEIREFILTSVIDEMNVLLSREGITDDSPMTVDGLEVDSLSLIELTLRLESRFGVEIPDTDIEPLASLTLGGLVAEVIRRGAKA from the coding sequence ATGAGTACGTCGACCCTGGAAGACGAGATCCGCGAGTTCATCCTGACCTCGGTCATCGACGAGATGAACGTCCTGCTGAGCCGCGAAGGCATCACGGACGACAGCCCGATGACCGTCGACGGGCTGGAGGTGGACTCACTGAGCCTGATCGAACTGACGCTGCGGCTGGAGTCACGGTTCGGCGTGGAGATACCGGACACCGACATCGAGCCGCTGGCCTCCCTCACCCTCGGCGGACTCGTTGCCGAGGTGATCCGGCGCGGTGCGAAGGCATGA